Below is a window of Eschrichtius robustus isolate mEscRob2 chromosome 13, mEscRob2.pri, whole genome shotgun sequence DNA.
TCACCGCTGCAGGAGAAGCATTCCAGCTTCCTGGGCGTTGGCGGAGGCTGATCTGGAACAGAGCGGTCTCTCTGCTCAGATTCCCCTGCCTTCCTCTTTGGGGGTGTTGGAACTAGCCTGGACCGGGCAGGGACCGAGTGGTTGGGATGGGGGGCTGCTCTCCCGGAGTGGGAATCCGTGTCTTGCAGTGAGCTGGGCTTctctggctgggggagggagccaGCCAAAGGCAGTAAGAGGGAGTCGAGCTTCCAAAGTCAAGGGGGGAGGCACTGAGGGTGGGGACACAGAGCCCCAGGCTCTAGACCAGGGATGGCTACTAAGGTCAGAACACCTGTCACCCACCTGGATGGGGCTCGGGATGGTGCTCACACTCTCATTTCCTCCTCAGCTCAGCCCTCTGGAGCAGGGCCTGTCAGTCAGCATGCCTACTGGCAGATAAGGAACCAAACCCCAGGAGGTTCAGAAACTGGTCTAGGATCAGACAGCGGAAGTGTGGGAGCCTGCTGATTCCCAGCCCCCAGTGAAAGAGGGGAGCTGGGTGGGGGGGCTGCCTCAAATGGAGGCTGCTGTGCGTAGGCCATCCTCAGGGCCAGCTCCGTGGCGGATGGATAGAGAAGCACGAGCTGTAGCCCCAGCCCATAACCTTCCTTCCCGATAACAGGCGAGACTAATTCGGAAGACATTGGAAAAGGATGTTATATGAGGGTGTAAATCTTCAGGTGCAGATAATAGGCGCAATTGAGAGTTTGCCTATTCCTAGACCGGTACCATTAGCAACCAGTTACCCTGCACCCTGGATACCAGACATCTGTAGACAGTCCCCCTGACTTATGATGGTTCAACTTACAATTTTTCGACTTTACGGTGGTACAAAAGTGATACGCATTTAGTATaaactgtactttgaattttgaattttgatagtTTTCCGGGCTAGCGAAATGCAATACGATGCTCATGATACGAGGCAGTGGCAGTGAGCTGCAGCTCCCCATCAGCACGCAGTCACGAGGATGAACAATCAACACGCTTAAAACCAGTCTGGACCCAGACAACCactctgtttttcatttcagtacaGTATCCgaaaaattacatgagatattcaacactttttgtaaaataggctttgtgttagatgattttgcccacctgtaggctaatgtaagtgttctgagcacatgtAAGTTGGCTAAGCTAAGATGTCTGGTAGGTTAGGGGTATTACATGCATTTTCGACTTATGTtctcaacttatgatgggtttattggGACATAAACCAAAGAAGGGCTATATTTCTAATTCTCATGAGAATTTTTCAAGTTTCTTATCGTCATCCCCTGCttttagatgaagaaacaagCCCAGCAAGGTGATACAGCTGGGAGGGAAGGAGCTAGGACTGAAACCTTTGGAGTCAGGAGGGGCACGTTTGGTTGTCATAGTGACGTGGGTCCTGGTCCCCTCCGCACCACCACTGGCACCTGAGGGGGCTGCAGCCATGTGGGATGGCTCTGCAGTGAAGAAGGACTTGTATTTGGGGTGATGAGGGAAGCAAGCCATTGATGAGTTTCAGCAGAGGAATGCTAtgattgactttaaaaaaaaaaaaaagatccctctGGCTTCTGTGTGGTCAGAACAGACTGAAGAGCGCAAGGCTGGGACCAGGGAAGTGGCAGTAGAGGAGGTGAAGTGGTCAAATTCTAGGCAGGAATTGAAGGTGGAGCCCACCATCAAATTGTAAGTTTGCTGATGGATGTGGTGTGTGAGCTGAGTCAAGGATAATCCTATTAatgaaaatctgtaagaaatgggaaaaagaatCAGCTATATGTCACCACCCTAACCcttgttggtttttttccccccattgaaATGCTACGTactttcaggaattccctggcggtccagtggttaggactctgcgctttcactgctgaggacccaggttcaatccctggtcagggagctaagatcctgaaagctgggcagtgtggccaaaaaaaaagaaaaaacaaatgctaCATGCTTTAAAGATTTACCTCTTTGTCCGATACATCTATTAGGTTCTGGCTAAAATACTTCCTCCTCAAAGCCTTTATTGACCTAATCTACTACTTCTGGGGGCACCCAAGTAAATAGTGCTGTCTACTTGACATTATCATTTGTAATCACTACAACGGTTTTGTAAATTTCTGAGCTGAGTGTCAGATTAGGGAAGAACTGTTACTGAAGAGCTGAGATGGAAAGTTCTgcgggtgtgagggagggagtgcaaaaaaatcagaggaaatctTACAGTTTGAGGCTTAACAAGGGGATCCATATGCACAATTGTACAGATATGGGCTAATGTGTATGTTTTATTGGGGGGGAGTACTTATAGCTTTTGTAAAATTCTCAAAGGGATCTACGCCCCACACGGAAGCGAACTGAATTAGGAACTACTATACTACCAGTTTCACGTTCTGACAAGACAGGAACAGGAAAGGTGGAGACCATGGACTTGAGGGATAGGGAATGAGAGGAGCTAGGGGGTGGGTTTCCAGAACACCTCGTCACCATCCAGCTGGCAGAGTCAGCTTTGTGCCCAGCATGGGACATTACCATTTACTTGATGGCACCCTCAGTTGTGCCTCGATTGAGGCCCCTGGGCTGGCATCAGTCTTaccatatgtcttctttgctgCCACTGAGCATTTCCCCTTGAAACCTTCAGTGAAGGTTTCCCTCCTTCATCTCCAGCAGCTCCTCCTCGAATCTCTTGGATTGGGGGAAGAaggtgcccctccccacccctgacctTTTTTGGGGGATAGttgttctgtttttcttgttgttattactctgatttttttttgcttttaattaaatTGTTTTATGTGGCAAaacgcataacataaaatttaccatcttaactattttaaagCATACAGTTAAGTAATATTAGTACATTCATTctgttgtacagccatcaccaccacccatctcCATAACtgttcatcttgtaaaactgaagctGTTGTATACCCATCAAAAACTAActccccatctcctccctgccagcccctggcgaccaccattctactctctgtctatgattttgactaagtACCCCCTGACCTGTCTGATTCCACAGGGCTCTGTCTTTCTCACTTTGCCTTTTCTAGATCATCACATCTATTCCTAAGGTTTGAATGCTCTGCATGGCATGATTCCCAATATTTTTTCTAATCCTTTGACAATTTCATAAATATTGAAAGAGCTCTTTCAGCCTTaaacatagattttttaaaaaatcatgtactGTTtgtgaatataaacaaaattaattggTCAAAGTTTTCCAAAAACTTCTTCATATTAGCATTGTGACTTTCCACTTGGAGTTGtcgatggaaaaaaaaaaaagattaatcagtcgatctaagaaaTGGGGgcttttatttgagccaaattgaggattataacctggagaaagcctctcagaaagctctgagaatttttccatctgttagaggtcaaagcacagttatataagtttttgagacagagTGCTATATGTTAAATgacgtattattgacagtttacacaatccagatctatgTGTACACAGGGAGTAGTGGGTCATGGGTCATCATGGCCTTTCACaagaaggaaggttatctcctAAAGAGGTCTGGTTAATGCAGGTGCACAATACAcactaaaggggagggaggaggcccaaacaggcaaagaaagattttatgtttaagtttttcttgtcttgccataaaatatgaattttatttcatcagagtCAATGATGTCTGTAGTTTCCACATAAGACTGCCTTCTCTACCCTTCAAGAGTGTTGGTCTTCCAGCATTTCTTAAAAGAGCCCATAAGAGAATCAAAAGCCATTGGCATTTGATTGCCCTTGCATTTATGTAGAGCTAGCctgttactgaactcaggttcagctgctcACTGCTCGAAAGCCAATACTCAGACAAGTGTTGGTTGGAAAAGAaaggttgctttattcaggaggtcagcaacctggggagaaggcgGACTCATGTCCAAaaaccaactccaaagattctggGAGAATCATTTGGGGAGAGGGTCAGAGTCTTCCTTGTCTtccactgtgtgcagactttcttctgattggttggtggtgaggtaacagggcggtgctGCAGGAATCTTGCTCTCAGCCTGAgtttaccatcctccacctgcgTGGGGACCTTAGTTCCTGCAGCAGAACCCAAAGGTTATGTATAtctcttgaggaggaaccaggatcgCTGcactgtttcttgactgctcctcctttgtttctgcattccctcccttccctgattagcaactgtttgaacctgccctttggaactcagggaaggtcagggAAGCTGAAAGAAGCctgtttcctacaaacaagaaacagggacagggaaaggattTGTACCCGGGAGggacccacagggtcctgcttggtttcaagcctacttttaaaaaaaatttaaatacatgcaAAAAGTATAATTCATAAATGTACAGCCCGATGAATTATCCAAAATGGGCATACCCATGTAAACACCACACACGTCAAGAAATAGAACTTTACTAGCACCCCAGAAACTCTCCTGCCTTCCCAAATAttacctcctcttcctcctcaaagGGAATCACTACCTTTCTCACCATAGATTGGTTTTGCCTGTCTTTTTTTATCTAATGGAATCAGACAGTAGGCACCCTTTTGTGACATGAAGACTTTTTGTAGTTAGAGCTGCCCTATCCAAAGATAAAGAGGACTGAGGACTCTACCTGGAGAAAGTGCAACCCCCCGCCTGCCCTCCCCGGAATATGTAAGCACAGGACAAGTCTCTCAAGTATCAGATAAGGATCGGGACTGTCCAATCCTGAGATTCTTCGGTTCCATGGTCAGTTGTCTAAAGAGGTATATCTAATTACCCTTGTATTAATAACTTGTGGGACACATTATAAAAAGAAGCATTTTCATCCATCATATGAAAATATGGATAATACctaatgctggggagggtgtggagaaaaggacacTTCCATTTACTATTGTGAAAGTATGTGATATAATAATTCCGAGGGCAATTAGCTAATACCtaccaaatttttaaatgttcatactTTTTGGCCAGCAAACCCACGTCTTGAAATCCATCCTCCAGAAATACTTGCAGCAACCCTGTACTGTGCCTCAAtctcctcatttctaaaatggggacaatagggacttccctggtagtccagtggttaagactttcggcttccaatgcagggggcgctggttccatccctggttggggaactaagttcTTGCATGCGGCATGgcccggccaaaaaaaaaaaaaaaaaaaaatggggatagTAGCACCTCAGTGGGTtgatgtaaagattaaatgagggccccctcccacccccgcccttcGCACGCacaaacagtgcctggtacacactCGCCTTTGTTTTAGTACATTGGGACTGTTTACTTGACGTTTTCCCAGAAGACCAATAAATCTCCAAATCTCTAATTTACTCCTACCAAACACAGCCCTCAGGGAAATGAAACTGGATTCGTGTTTGTCTACGTGTGATCTCTGGgaggcttgttaaaatgcagattttcggGCTCACCCTAAGCCCACAGAACAGAATTACCGCTGACGCACCCCGATTCAGGGCTTTAATAAGTTTCCCACGTGTCTCACGTTATCCAACCTCCCAGCTGCCCTTTGCTGAAGGCCGGTGAAGCCCGCCTACCAGAGGGCGGCGCTCTTCCCCAGCCCTCCAGCCTCCGGCTCCCGGAAGGGCGGCTCTGTCCGCCGTCGGCGCTGCACTCGCCTCTCCTCTTCCGCTTCCGgtgtcccccaccaccacccccacccccacagccatggctgccgccgccgccgccgccgccgccgccggccctggGGTGCCGCTGTCCCCGGACGAATTGCTTCCGAAAGGCGATGCCGAGAAGCctgaggaggagctggaggaggaagaCGACGAGGAGGTACTGGGCGCCGCGGGGCGGGCTGGGAGGGTGCGGGCGGGGAGCGGGGGTGAGGGCTCCGCGTACTGCAGGAGCGGGACGAAGGCGCGTCGCGGAGCCTGGAGAGGTCCGAGCAGAGGTGTCTCCGGGAGGCGGGGTGAGGCCCCGCTGGGGCCGGGGTGCCCTAGCTCCAGGGGACCGGCATGTCCCGGCGTCGGGGGGTGGTTACCGCTGCTTTGGCCCATATCCGCGCCTCCTCCACCACAGTTAGATGAGACTCTGTCGGAGAGACTGTGGGGTCTGACGGAGATGTTCCCGGAGAGAGTCCGGTCCGCGGCTGGAGCCACTTTTGATCTCTCCCTCTTCGTGGCTCAAAAAATGTACAGGTAAGGGACGAGGGCAAAGACATTGGCGTGTGCCTGGGGTGACTGAGGTGCCCTGAATGAACACGGGCTTTGGGAGCAGCAGACCTGGGTTGGAGGGCAGCCCGCCAGCTAGATCACTGAGTGACCTTGGACTGACGCTACTTCAACCTTTCTTGGTCTTtatttcctcgtctgtaaagtgAGGATTCTTATTGGGCAGGGTCGTTGTGAGGATCATCTCAGATTATGCGATGTAAGTGATGTGTATAAGTAGCACCGTGAGAACTCAGGAGAATGTTCAGAGTGCTCTCACTAGATGCACCGTCCCTGGAACTGCTCCTCCTGTTTCCGGTGGGAGTACAGAGCAGGAGTTGGGCAGAACACGCTTACCAAAAACATTGGAGCGTGCAGGGTGAGCGATTTGGTGACTGGTGCGTTCCCGGTGCAGCTGCGTGTTTTTGTCTTGCCATCATGCTCCCGCTCCCGCCGCAGGTTTTCCAGGGCAGCCTTGTGGGTTGGAACCACTTCCTTCATGATCCTGGTGCTTCCGGTCGTTTTTGAGACCGAGAAGCTGCAGAtggagcagcagcagcagctgcagcagcggcAGGTGAGCCCGGACCCTGGGCTTTTGGCCAGTAGTGGAGACGCAGGGCGTTTATTCCTCCAGCACCTATAGGTAGGGCGGGTAACGCGCTGGTGGGGACTGGGATACGACCCGCACTCTTTTCGGTGCCTGACTGCGCCCTCAGCGTTGTTCTCGCAGACCTTGTCTGCCTGGACAGGTGTGGTGAAGATGAGAGCCCTAGGTCTGTACCGTGCCTTAcacccttccttttctttcccagatACTTCTAGGGCCTAATACGGGGCTGTCAGGAGGAATGCCCGGGGCTCTACCTTCACTTCCCGGAAAGATCTAGATTGTTAACTGCTATGTTTGGCCTGTCTTGGTGGGAGAAGTTTGAAAATTCACTGGTGTTTGAACTGCTGATTATTGgaattttttttgattttatttcatttttttttttttttttaactttggcacATCGATCGATCTAAACCTGGTGGGTGGAATTCTCCCCACATCGTCTCATGGAGAGACTCCTCGCCTGCAGCTGTGCCCTCCATGCTCTCCTGACTTATTTCTTCCGTCCCCACTCTGATACCAGAGTGCAGCAGTACAGACGGTTACTCCAGCTCCGGCCATCCCACCCCTTTCATTCAATTACTTCTGACGGAAGATCTCCTCACTATCCCAGTGTGGGGTAGGAACTGATGCCATCGGGAAGGATGTGCCCCTGACCATTAACGACTGTTTGCTTTTCAAGAATGGGGATGTTGGAGAGGGACGTGCACACGAGAGAAAATGCATTACAGCTGTGCTGTGAATTTCTGTGTATGTTggaaaggatggagggagggctgGCAACAGCTTCAACCACAAGATGGGGACTGTGGAGGACAGAGCAGGAGCTCATTGCCTCTGCATAGTTTGGCTGTTAGACGTGTGTGtgtctaaaagagaaaaaaaagtcagtgctcactttttctatttaaatattaaaaaatgattccAACCAAAAATGCCTTCCAAGTGCTTGTCATACATACCTTGAAATTATTTAGACCATTTTAGAAGGGCAAAGAAAACTGCCCCTCACATTTTCTCTCACCTCAGCCAGCACCACCGTTTAATACTGACTGACCCCTTAGGCCCAAATTAGTTAAATTcccaaaggtaaaaaaaaattcgTCTTTCTGACCAAGAACCTCTCTGAGTTCAAGCAATCAGTTTCAGATCCACCAGCAAAGGATTGGGTCCACGTACTTGCACAGTCTACAATGACATTATACAGTTAtaaagggggaattccctggtggtccagtagttaggactctgtgcttccgctgcaggcaacacgggttcgatccctgtttggggaactaagatcccacatgctgtgaagctcggccaaagggaaaaaaaagaaaaaccacaataATTATAAAGGACTTGTAAGGAATGACATAGTATTGCTATCTAGTCTGGGGATAGGAAGGTTGCAAATAGAACATCTTGGGTTTGTTCTTTttgaaaatacagttgacccttcaacAACACGGGGTTAGGGGAACTAACCCTCCTTGCAGTCAAAAGCCTATGCATCTCTCTTTTCATTGGCCCTCGACGTGTCTGCTGTCCAACCAATCACAGTTCATGTGGCACTGTAGTATTTCTTGAACAAAGTTCACGTGTAAGGACCCCCAGAGTTCAAACCTGTGCTGTTTGAGGATCAACTGTAATTGCTGATGAGCTGTTGACAGTGAATCCAACTGTAGCCCTATCTTTGAACTTTGTAATTTTTCCATTTCACACACATTTTTATAGGCATTGTGCTAGTAACAGTACTAAGTCTTTTATGTGGGTTGCTGGAACTATACTATACAATTTAGGAGGTGGtagtattctcattttacagaagaggaaaacagtcccagaaaggttaagtgatctGTTCCAGGCTGAATAGAAAATCCCTGATCTGAATTCAAATCTAGGCAGTCTGGCTCAGAATCCTGCTATGTACTTGGTGCTGGGGCCTCCCAGGTCCTCTGTATAAATACATAATCTTCCACCTGTTAACCAGGGAAGAATAGTCACTTGTCAGTAAAGAAAACTTGTACttaagattagggttagggttcttCATACTGTGGAGTCTAGTTTTTACAAATTAAATCGAAAAGTGTCTCGGGCTCTTTTTGAATCAAGTCCTACTTGGTGAGTATTTTGTCTGGATTTTTGAAGTGAGAGGCCTGGCCAAAAGCACAGTATGTCTCTAAAAGATGACTTATGGTGGTAGTGAATTCCTTCCAAAGCAGCATCATACTAAACTTcactttttttaatgtacataatTACAGAATTCAGACAGATGAAATTTATGTATggagttttccatttttaatatttggttAAACAAAATACATCTTTTGTAAACAAACCCAGCACAAGGccaacaaaaaggaataaaagcaagaaaaacaaaaagcctaGGGTTGCCCCTTACTGGGCATCTGGGTCAGGCCTGCCCCCTTTCTTAAAGGAAGTGGGGCTTTTTGCCCTTGGGCATCAGCATAGGTCCCTGTTCCTAAGCACCAGAATTGGATATGAACAGAGAAACCAGCCCTGAAATGTTTAAGCGTCTTTGCATATATCCCACTGGCTCATGGACTCCAAGTGCATGGGGACTCCTTTGAAGTGCCATTTGCACAGGCCCAAGCAGATTGGTGGCGAGgagtttcctcctcctcccaggaaaTGGCTTACGTCACTGACAGTGCCAGTGGACCCAAGGTCCTGCTTGTGACAATCAGCAAGGTTGGCTGTAACTTCTGGCTGGTGGTGGTTGGAATGTCATTGTGCAGGGGCGAAGAGCTCCCTGTGGTGCCAAGCAGGTCTGGTGTAGAAAATGGTGCAGAAGAGAATGCGGCCACTTGCTGAGAGGGTGTAATGCAGTAGCCGCTTGGTGGCCTCTGTTACTCAGCATAAAAAATGGCCTTGTTGGATTGAAGATACATGTGCAGAAAAAGTGCTGGTGTAAACATGCACTCCAGTCACAGTGGGGAGAAAGCCTCAGCTTCGTCCCGTTAAGCTTGCTCAGGCTGGACATGCAAGCCCCAGGCTGGCTCTGCTATTGGAGAGGTCTGGCCAGTGGGGCAGACCTCAGACCTGCCGAAACCACCGACCTGTGAGGGCTGGACAGGCCATCCTTGCCTGCCCGCCTGCCCTGAGACAACCACAGCCACTGTGGTGACAGGCGGTGTAGTATGACCCTTGCTTCTCCTTTTGTTTTCCCAAGTTACGGGGAGAAAAGTGGCCTACAACTATTTAAAGAGGTAGGGGGCGGGTCCATTCTCAGTTGATCTGTAAAGGAAGCTACAGAGAGATGACAAAGCGTAACGCACATATCCACCCAACGTGAGGGCTCTGCTTCTTGTCACTGTAGTGACTCCAAGCCTAGGACTTCTCTACCCATTCTAGCTGCTCCAAGTCTCTGAAGGCTTATCTTCCCAATACTTTCCTTGCCCAACTCTGTCTCAAACTAGAATTTGATGTCAAAGGcagtcttatttttttcctgatttttgccAGAGTGGGTCAGCTGGGAAAACTGCCCTTTTACCTATCTTGTGCCCCAAAGCCTCCTAAACCAATGCCATGCAGTGAAGTGGGAGGGACGATGCTGGAGTGAGGCGGACAGGCTGCCCATGCCTGCCCCAGCCTGGTTCTGGCCACATCCTCTTAGGTATCTAGCTCACCCTGTCACACTAGAATATCGCAGGATTCAACCACCCGGCATGGAATATTAGAGAACTTTTCATTATAAAACTCCAAGGATGGCCATAAACCACTCTTAAAAACGGGGTAAGGGCGGCATTAAGGGTTGGAGACAGCATGCTGTACTGCTGCTGCAGTTTTGGAGATGGTTTCCTGAGAGGCCTTTTTGCTCTAAGTCCTTCAAACCTGTCACATGGGCTTTGCCTGTACTGTGTCTTCAGACCCACTGATTGCCAGGAAAGGGGAAGTGGAGGCAGCATCTCCAGGTGAGTCAGAGCAGCAGTGAACTCCAGCAGAGCCTCTGGCAAGTCCTCAGAGAAACGGGGAAATAAGCTAAGACccacctttctttctcctctcttaaataaaacaaaagtcttCCATAGCTTGCCCTAAGCACACAGAGCGCCTACTTTCCTTTCCCAGAACAAGTAACGCTGGTTGGTTCTGTAACAGTCCACACGTCTGTCCTATTGCACTGTCAAATCTGAGGGGAAAAACCCGATGAGACGTTTGGGGACATGGCAAGGGCAGACCCACTATAGAGGCCACAGCACATCACAGAGGATTTCGGGGGTTGAGGTGAGGGAAGGCTGGGCAGAACTGTGTTACACATCAGCCCTCCAACTCTGATGGGCCTCCACCTCTTCTGGTACCACCAGCAGGAGTTCACAGTTCTTTCCTCGCAAATGATGTTTTAGAAATTTCCTACAGGAAAAAAGGGtagatgaaagagaaaatgaaaatactagtaAAATTGCAAACTCCAGTCTTGGGGCCACGTGTTCGCCAGACAGGACCCTTGTTATTTATACCCTTGGCTGCCCTAAACACTCTAGTAGTGATCTGTTCTTGGAGGAGTCCACATTTGGTTACCCCTCAATCTGTCCAGTTAAATTTCCAATCTGAATTTTTGCTCATCCTCATGTGTTACTGCCAACAGTAGCCAGTTCTGTGAGGAACAGAGCCCAAAGTACTCTAAAGGACTtctaattgtaaaaaaaaaaaaaaaaaaaaaaaaagaagaagaagaataaagagTTTCCTCTTTGGTTCCAGGGAAATTTACCCCCCTCTGGCCCTTCCCTTCACTGAACTGGCAGCTATACTGTCAAGTTGGAGAACGTTACAATGCCAGTCCCGCCAGACTAGAAAGCCAGCATCCCAGGTAATGGGACTTCTCTACCAACAGGATTTAATGTCTTCCTGGGCCATCAAAGATTCAGGTCTTTGAAGTCTGAAACCCTATGATTCTAAGTAACAATAAGGAGAGGATCCAAGGAGCTaggaatttcatttcctttgtccaAAGATAAGCTCAACTTGCCACTACGTCAGCCACACAGGTACCTGAGCTCGCCCTCGCCTCCAATCCATTCGGGCATCTTCAGTTTGGAGTCGAGGTTGTAGTAGGCACCTCCCACCTCTCGAACACAGATCCAATGCTGCCTTTTGAGTGGCAACTTCAGTGGACCCCAACACAGGCTGGAGGGCAGATTCATGATGAAGCCCATAACGTTAGTGAGAGCAATGGCGCCGACATCCCTGCAGAACAGAAACGGTGTCAGGCTCTGCAGCAGCCAACTCCCCAGGATTCCCCAGCTGTAACGCCACCACTGGCCACCTCCCCAGCTGAGTGCCAGTTCTCATCAAGTCAAGCCTGGTTCAGTTACCTGCGCTTGTCCCACCAAACAGCTTCATAGCCTTTGGTTTGAAGTGCTGCCATAATGACGTTCACATCGTAGTTCCCATTTCCCAGCATGCTCTTCTTGTGGGGGGTCACCATGGTGTTTGGAGACAACCTGCAAATGTGAAAGGAGGAAAGCTGAGACTTGCTGGTCAACCTAACCCCTCCtggccctgcactggcagggacAAAAGAGCACTTTACACCACTGCCCCTGGAAGCTTGTTTCCTCCCATTCAAATAAATGTAACGAGTTTTTACCAAAGTATTTTGAAGTCTGGGCTCCTGCTGCCCTAGGGATTACCTTTCCGTTTATGAAAAACAATAATTCAGTAGCGGTGGGGCCTATCTGCCTGCCATTTAGAAAGTGTGTCTCCAGTGAATTCAATGGAtacagagaatgttccatgaaggAGTCTCATCTATGAAATCCCCGGTCTTCCCATTTCTGCTGTCTTCTTCCTTGCTGATCTTCCTGCCTTGATAcagccttttttttaacattaaaaatagtatttgatATTTTGATTGCATGGGTAGCATTTCTTACTCTTATTTCTTACACTTTAAATGCTTTCTATTTAAGGCTTGCATACTTGGTAATCATCAATCATTAAATACTCAAAGGCCTACAGGGGCTCAGACAGGTAAGATAAATGTATGAACTGGGGCCACATAAGGCAATAAAAAGTAGTAAGGCCCGTATTAAACTGAAATTCATGAACTACCTAAAGGTATTCTGAATATACACGTGTGTAAAatacctgaattaaaaaaaaaaaacaaacacaaattggaaaaaatttttGTACCAGATAAACAAAACTCAACTGCAGTCTGGTTTGCTCACTGGCTTTAAGCCATCTTTGCCCAGGCCTCTTTAGCCACTCCTCCATCTCATGACAAGGTCAGTTCTGAAGGCATTCCCAATCCTATTAATTTGCTTTCATA
It encodes the following:
- the JOSD1 gene encoding josephin-1: MSCVPWKGDKAKSESLELPQAAPLQIYHEKQRRELCALHALNNVFQDSNAFTRETLQEIFQRLSPNTMVTPHKKSMLGNGNYDVNVIMAALQTKGYEAVWWDKRRDVGAIALTNVMGFIMNLPSSLCWGPLKLPLKRQHWICVREVGGAYYNLDSKLKMPEWIGGEGELRKFLKHHLRGKNCELLLVVPEEVEAHQSWRADV
- the TOMM22 gene encoding mitochondrial import receptor subunit TOM22 homolog isoform X2; protein product: MAAAAAAAAAAGPGVPLSPDELLPKGDAEKPEEELEEEDDEELDETLSERLWGLTEMFPERVRSAAGATFDLSLFVAQKMYRFSRAALWVGTTSFMILVLPVVFETEKLQMEQQQQLQQRQVSPDPGLLASSGDAGRLFLQHL
- the TOMM22 gene encoding mitochondrial import receptor subunit TOM22 homolog isoform X1, with amino-acid sequence MAAAAAAAAAAGPGVPLSPDELLPKGDAEKPEEELEEEDDEELDETLSERLWGLTEMFPERVRSAAGATFDLSLFVAQKMYRFSRAALWVGTTSFMILVLPVVFETEKLQMEQQQQLQQRQILLGPNTGLSGGMPGALPSLPGKI